A section of the Bradysia coprophila strain Holo2 chromosome X unlocalized genomic scaffold, BU_Bcop_v1 contig_117, whole genome shotgun sequence genome encodes:
- the LOC119067103 gene encoding enolase-phosphatase E1 gives MPIKVIVTDIEGTTTSISFVKDKLFPYAVEHVEEYLTANWTTEAVQEAVKELRAQYAVDVTDKIEGAVAISDGEAKEQAEQIAEVVANVKWQISIDRKTTSLKKLQGLIWAKGYDSGAIKGHVYSDVPKAFERWTADNIKIYIYSSGSVAAQKLLFTNSEHGDLTSNISGYFDTNVGMKQDQLSYEKIVKEVGCEPSDILFLTDIVNEAAAAKGSGIKVALLVRSGNGPLTDEEKAEYEIFTSFDDIHSEFVIGKRKFEDIVTAETNAIKIAKLSDEESVTTNDTTPESVTETNGIDRTDSINDTKMETLCSNSDELTKTKNDVKTETTDIPITQTECDHKDKTDNLDVDVVEQDIVKGEKDSKPQTEVEAAIKVDEALPMEVVDDKPVEKKETEDIEMETTPIEAEPNKKPKDINDDDELAKVVDITSDTVDKHLTDPITATPDTKSDEQTDKEELSTEKLSKAEIVAEIVDENNVEKKTEVPSQQNGDHTVGNNEEKSADETQDTHSKTEPAVGESADTTEPKKIEIEKSLDSDEKVETIEKDAKEAEEIDNKENIPVEIKEKENIIEIPIHIDGDAQKPSIITTTNGNGVATKDDALETAATAATAATTTTNSNKEKMSRIELIIEEKNNDNGQLTETTTHIVKEIIVKNNTCELVDNDKMAENV, from the exons ATGCCCATCAAAGTTATTGTTACAGATATCGAAGGAACAACCACTTCCATTTCTTTCGTTAAG GACAAGCTATTTCCTTATGCCGTTGAGCATGTCGAAGAATATCTAACCGCAAATTGGACGACTGAAGCTGTACAAGAAGCGGTCAAGGAATTACGTGCTCAATATGCCGTCGATGTAACTGACAAAATTGAAGGAGCTGTGGCCATCTCCGACGGAGAG GCCAAAGAGCAAGCCGAACAGATTGCCGAAGTGGTAGCCAATGTAAAATGGCAAATCAGCATTGATCGTAAAACTACATCGCTCAAAAAGCTCCAGGGTCTCATTTGGGCAAAGGGTTATGACAGTGGGGCGATTAAGGGACA CGTTTACTCAGATGTTCCTAAAGCTTTTGAACGTTGGACAGCGgataatatcaaaatataCATTTACTCTAGCGGGAGTGTAGCCGCCCAAAAGTTGCTGTTCACCAATTCTGAACACGGTGATCTTACGTCAAACATATCTGGATATTTTGACACAAACGTTGGCATGAAACAGGACCAGCTTAGCTACGAAAAGATCGTAAAGGAAGTAGGTTGTGAGCCCAGCGACATTCTTTTCCTCACTGACATCGTGAATG AAGCAGCTGCTGCTAAAGGAAGTGGTATTAAAGTTGCATTACTGGTTCGCAGTGGCAATGGTCCACTGACAGACGAGGAAAAAGCTGAATATGAAATATTCACTTCATTCGACGACATCCATTCAGAATTTGTGATTGGAAAGCGAAAATTCGAAGACATTGTGACTGCTGAG ACAAACGCTATCAAAATAGCCAAACTAAGCGATGAAGAGTCTGTTACCACCAATGATACCACCCCTGAGAGTGTTACAGAAACCAATGGAATTGATAGGACTGATAGCATTAACGATACGAAGATGGAAACGTTGTGTTCCAACAGTGATGAATTAACCAAGACGAAAAATGATGTTAAGACTGAGACTACCGATATTCCAATAACGCAAACCGAATGTGATCATAAAGATAAGACCGATAATTTAGACGTAGACGTAGTCGAACAAGACATAGTTAAAGGAGAAAAAGACTCTAAGCCACAAACCGAAGTGGAGGCCGCGATTAAAGTGGATGAAGCACTGCCAATGGAAGTGGTCGATGATAAACCTGttgaaaaaaaggaaaccGAAGACATTGAAATGGAGACCACTCCAATTGAAGCCGAACCCAATAAGAAACCGAAAGATATTAATGATGATGACGAATTGGCCAAAGTTGTTGATATAACATCGGATACGGTTGATAAACATTTAACAGATCCGATTACCGCAACACCCGATACTAAATCCGATGAACAAACAGACAAGGAAGAGCTGTCGACTGAGAAATTATCTAAAGCTGAAATTGTTGCTGAAATTGTTGATGAAAAcaatgtagaaaaaaaaactgaagtaCCGTCACAACAGAACGGAGATCATACGGTAGGAAACAATGAGGAGAAGTCAGCTGATGAAACGCAAGACACACATTCGAAAACGGAACCAGCTGTCGGCGAAAGTGCTGACACTACCGAAccgaagaaaattgaaattgagaaatCATTGGACAGCGACGAAAAAGTGGAAACGATTGAAAAGGATGCCAAAGAGGCGGAAGAAATCGACAACAAAGAGAATATCCCAGTTGAGATCAAGGAGAAggaaaatataattgaaataCCCATCCATATCGACGGTGATGCTCAGAAACCATCAATAATTACCACCACGAATGGTAACGGTGTTGCCACAAAGGATGATGCATTAGAAACTGCTGCTACTGCTGCCACTGCTGCCACCACCACTACCAATTCTAATAAAGAGAAAATGTCTCGCATCGAACTTATCATCGAGGAGAAAAATAATGATAACGGCCAATTGACGGAGACGACCACTCACATCGTAAAAGAAATCATTGTCAAAAACAACACATGCGAGTTGGTTGATAATGACAAAATGGcagaaaatgtgtaa